One genomic region from Pempheris klunzingeri isolate RE-2024b chromosome 4, fPemKlu1.hap1, whole genome shotgun sequence encodes:
- the ankrd13b gene encoding ankyrin repeat domain-containing protein 13B, with protein sequence MISAKKTPEKSRYPVHYLVWHNKHRQLEKELATNEQTDLESLDPRGRTPLHLAVTLGHLDCARVLLQQGADVSKENRNGWTVLQEAVSTRDPELVRLVLRYRDYQRTAKRLAGIPVLLERLRQAQDFYVEMKWEFTSWVPLVSRICPSDTYRVWKSGQCLRVDTTLMGFEQMTWQRGNRSFIFRGQDSSAEVMEVDHDRQLVFCETLCVSSLTALSPGRVNGGASSSNAACLGLLGAVQPSDEQVAGRLSAPVVTTQLDTRNIAFERNKTGILGWRSEKTEMVNGYEAKVYAASNVELITRTRTDHLSDQNKNKTKGGKTPLQNFLGIAEQHMGPNNGALVTQMSCPAVTNPAALTAEEYFNPSSSPTQRDIGHPCQLTTKTQRFKAKLWLCESHPLSLAEQVVPIIDLMAISNALFAKLRDFITLRLPPGFPIKIEIPLYHILNARITFSNLNGCEEGTGVRADTEVGVEGDGQRDAPRTDTPSPGSDSSSVSSSSSTMSCRAGEIPPCVFEPPPGYTILGGKQRDSMREEEEDLLQFAIQQSLLEAGSEFDQVTIWEALTNSKPGTHPLSCDPSRVERTPQHKPRAPSSLCSTPSKKKPTNCSYDEQLRIAMEISAREQEEAELRRRQEEEELQRIIQLSLMEK encoded by the exons actgaTTTAGAGTCTCTAGACCCTCGTGGTCGGACTCCTCTCCACCTGGCTGTCACGCTGGGCCACCTGGACTGCGCCAGGGTCCTGCTGCAGCAAGGAGCTGACGTTAGCAAGGAGAACCGCAATGGATGGActg TTCTTCAGGAGGCAGTGAGTACCAGGGATCCGGAGTTGGTGCGTCTCGTGCTTCGTTACCGTGACTACCAGAGGACTGCCAAGAGGCTGGCGGGCATCCCCGTCCTGCTCGAGCGACTGCGCCAA GCCCAGGACTTCTACGTGGAGATGAAATGGGAGTTCACCAGCTGGG tGCCCCTGGTGTCTCGTATCTGCCCCAGCGACACCTACAGAGTTTGGAAGAGTGGTCAGTGTCTCCGTGTTGACACCACTCTGATGGGCTTTGAGCAGATGACCTGGCAGAGGGGAAACCGGAGCTTCATTTTCAGGGGtcaag ACTCCAGCGCAGAGGTGATGGAGGTTGACCATGACAGGCAGCTGGTGTTCTGCGAGACCTTGTGCGTCTCGTCTCTCACGGCGCTCTCACCTGGCCGGGTGAATGGCGGCGCAAGCAGCAGCAATGCTGCCTGTTTGGGCCTTCTGGGGGCGGTGCAGCCCAGCGACGAGCAGGTAGCAGGCAGGCTGTCAGCCCCCGTAGTCACCACTCAGCTGGACACCCGCAACATCGCCTTTGAGAG GAATAAGACGGGCATACTGGGCTGGAGGAGCGAGAAGACCGAGATGGTGAATGGATATGAAGCCAAG gTGTACGCAGCATCCAATGTGGAGCTGATCACCAGGACCAGAACTGACCATCTGTCAGACCAAAACAAGAACAAGACAAAAG GTGGGAAGACTCCACTGCAGAACTTCCTCGGGATTGCTGAGCAGCACATGGGGCCCAACAATGGG GCTCTGGTGACACAGATGTCGTGTCCTGCGGTGACCAACCCCGCAGCACTGACGGCAGAGGAATACTTCAACCCCAGCTCATCACCCACTCAGAGGGACATCGGCCACCCGTGCCAGCTCACCACCAAGACCCAGag gtTTAAAGCCAAGTTGTGGTTGTGTGAGTCCCATCCGCTGTCCCTGGCAGAACAAGTGGTGCCTATCATCGATCTCATGGCAATCTCAAACGCCCTGTTCGCTAAGCTGCGTGACTTCATCACTCTGCGCTTGCCGCCTGGCTTCCCCATCAAGATCG aGATCCCCCTCTACCACATCCTGAACGCCAGGATCACCTTCAGCAACCTGAACGGCTGCGAGGAGGGGACGGGCGTCCGTGCTGACACcgaggtgggggtggagggggacGGACAGAGGGACGCGCCCAGGACAGACACCCCGTCCCCTGGCAGTGACTCCTCTAGTGTCTCCAGTTCCAGCTCCACCA TGTCATGTCGAGCCGGAGAGATTCCCCCATGTGTGTTTGAGCCTCCGCCTGGATACACCATCCTCGGaggcaaacagagagacagcatgagggaggaggaggaggacctgcTGCAGTTCGCCATACAGCAGAGTCTGCTGGAGGCCGGCTCCGAATTCGATCAG GTGACCATCTGGGAGGCGCTGACCAATAGCAAGCCAGGAACGcaccccctgtcctgtgaccCAAGTCGTGTGGAGAG GACCCCCCAGCACAAGCCCCGTGCCCCCTCCAGCCTCTGCTCTACCCCCTCAAAGAAGAAGCCCACCAACTGCAGCTACGACGAGCAGCTGCGCATCGCCATGGAGATCTCAGCTCGGGAGCAGGAAGAGGCGGAGCTTCGGCGgcggcaggaggaggaggaactgcAGCGCATCATCCAGCTGTCACTCATGGAGAAATGA